Proteins encoded within one genomic window of Eleutherodactylus coqui strain aEleCoq1 chromosome 1, aEleCoq1.hap1, whole genome shotgun sequence:
- the KLHL31 gene encoding kelch-like protein 31 translates to MAPKKKNVKKNKSDINEMTIIVEDSPLSKLNGISGLIDGGNGFNYISTEVSDSSYGCNLMEGLSRMRQDSFLCDLTIGTKTKSFMVHKVVMASCSEYFYNILKKDPSTHRVDLNDVSPLGLATVITYAYTGKITLSLYTIGSTISSAIYLQINTLVNMCCDFLMQEINVENCMYVANMAETYGLKSTKEAAQKFIRDNFIEFSETDQFLKLTYDQINELVIDDELQLPSEIVAFQIAMKWLDHDEKRIKYASGLLSNIRFGTISAQDLVNYVQSVPRMMQDTECHRLLVEAMNYHLLPYHQNTLQSRRTKIRGGTRVLVTVGGRPALTEKSLSREILYRDPESGWKRLSELPAKSFNQCVTVMDGFLYIAGGEDQNDARNQAKHAVSNFCRYDPRFNTWIHLENMSQKRTHFSLNVFNGLLFAIGGRNSEGCLASVECYVPSTNQWQMKAPLEVARCCHSSSVIDGKILVIGGYINNAYSRSVCMYDPCNDSWQDKASLSTPRGWHCSVTLGDRVYVMGGSQLGGRGERVDVLPVECFNPHTGQWSYAAPLQNGVSTAGASTLNGKIYLVGGWNEVEKKYKKCIQTFNPDLNEWTEEDELPEATVGVSCCTITMPNFKTRESRASSVSSVPVSI, encoded by the exons ATGGCACCAAAAAAGAAGAATGTCAAGAAAAACAAATCAGACATCAATGAGATGACAATCATTGTAGAAGATAGTCCGCTAAGTAAACTCAATGGGATTAGTGGCTTGATTGATGGAGGAAATGGCTTTAATTACATCTCCACAGAGGTTTCTGACTCTTCATATGGATGCAATCTCATGGAAGGGTTAAGCAGAATGAGGCAAGATAGTTTCCTTTGTGACCTCACCATTGGTACCAAAACAAAGTCATTCATGGTGCACAAGGTTGTGATGGCATCCTGCAGTGAATACTTCTACAACATTTTGAAGAAGGATCCTTCCACTCATCGAGTTGATCTTAATGATGTCTCTCCTCTAGGTCTAGCTACAGTAATAACCTATGCCTACACTGGTAAAATTACTCTGTCTTTATACACAATCGGTAGTACCATATCTTCAGCCATCTATCTTCAGATCAACACTCTTGTAAACATGTGCTGTGACTTTTTAATGCAGGAAATCAATGTTGAAAACTGCATGTATGTTGCTAATATGGCAGAAACCTATGGACTTAAAAGTACAAAAGAAGCTGCCCAAAAATTCATCAGGGACAACTTCATCGAGTTCTCTGAAACTGACCAGTTCCTAAAGTTAACATACGATCAAATAAATGAACTTGTTATAGATGATGAACTGCAATTACCATCTGAAATTGTTGCCTTTCAGATTGCAATGAAATGGTTAGATCATGATGAAAAGAGGATAAAGTATGCCTCTGGTCTTTTAAGTAATATTAGGTTTGGTACAATCTCAGCTCAAGACTTGGTTAACTACGTCCAATCAGTGCCAAGAATGATGCAAGATACAGAATGCCATAGACTTCTGGTTGAAGCCATGAATTACCATCTGCTTCCATATCATCAAAACACCTTACAATCAAGAAGAACCAAAATACGTGGAGGAACAAGGGTCCTCGTAACTGTTGGAGGCCGACCAGCATTGACAGAAAAATCTCTTAGCAGAGAAATCCTATACAGGGATCCTGAGAGTGGATGGAAAAGGCTCAGTGAGCTGCCAGCCAAGAGTTTTAATCAATGCGTCACAGTGATGGATGGCTTTCTTTACATTGCTGGGGGTGAAGACCAGAATGATGCCAGGAACCAAGCAAAGCATGCAGTCAGCAATTTCTGCAG GTATGACCCACGTTTCAACACATGGATTCACCTTGAAAACATGAGCCAGAAGCGTACCCACTTTAGTTTGAATGTTTTCAATGGCCTGCTTTTTGCAATTGGTGGTCGCAATTCTGAAGGTTGCCTAGCTTCAGTTGAGTGTTATGTGCCTTCAACTAACCAGTGGCAGATGAAAGCACCACTAGAGGTTGCAAGGTGCTGCCATTCCAGCTCGGTCATTGATGGTAAGATCTTGGTCATAGGTGGATACATAAATAATGCATACTCTCGCTCTGTTTGTATGTATGACCCATGTAATGATAGCTGGCAAGATAAGGCAAGTCTGAGTACACCAAGAGGATGGCATTGCTCTGTTACACTTGGTGACAGAGTATACGTGATGGGTGGCAGCCAACTTGGTGGCCGTGGTGAAAGAGTTGATGTCCTCCCAGTTGAGTGTTTTAATCCTCACACTGGTCAGTGGAGCTATGCTGCTCCTCTGCAAAACGGAGTGAGCACTGCAGGTGCTTCTACACTAAATGGCAAAATCTACTTGGTGGGAGGCTGGAATGAAGTGGAAAAGAAATACAAGAAATGCATCCAGACCTTCAATCCTGATCTTAATGAATGGACTGAGGAAGATGAATTACCTGAGGCAACAGTAGGAGTATCTTGCTGTACTATCACTATGCCAAATTTTAAAACACGGGAATCCAGAGCAAGCTCAGTTTCTTCAGTGCCAGTTAGTATATAA